ACTCGATCGTCTACATCGCCGACATCATGACCGAGTTCCCGGGGGCCGAAGTGATCTCCTATTCGCTGCATCCCGATGGGGATCCCGACACGCCCAATCCCGATGACACGGTCCTCATGAAGACGGTGGCCGACAGCGGGGGGACCGTCCTCTATGCAGAGCCGCAGTCCTATGGAATAGCGCAGGGAGGAGTCTCATTCCGCTACTTCAACGGCGCCGGCACGGAGCTGTCCAACCCGGTGCCGCAACCGGAGATGATCGGCGAAATGCAGGTCGAGGTCACAGCGACGCAGGCCCGGAGATGGAAGCAGCAACCTTACGAGACGATGACCCTCTCGTCCACAATCTACCCGCGCAACCTGCCGCTGTCTCCCGCGCGGAGCAGGCCGAGCACGCCTGCCTGCGGCGACCCGACCTTCCCGAACTGCAGCTCGGCGACCCTCACATGGCAGACACCGACAACGAACACCGACGGCACGACCTTGGCATTCGGAGACATCAGCCACTTCAACTTCTACTACGGACTCGATCCGGACGACATGTCACTCAACGCCCGCCTTGCCCGAACCTTCAATGGCTGGACCGTTCCGGATCTCACTTGCGAGACTCACTGGATCGCCGTGACGTGCGTCAGTCGAAGCGGCGTCGAGAGCTTCCCCTGCCGCCGCGAGGTCGTGATCGGAGGCGGATCTCTCCCCGCGGCCCCCGCCGCGCTCACCTCCACCGACACCGGCAACATCACCCTCCAATGGCCTGCAGTCACGCAGTTCGAAGACCACGAGCCGATCACGGTGCCGGTCGAGTACCCTGTCTACAGATCGACGACCGAAGGATTCGAGCCGGACGAGGCCTTGAGAATCGGGACCGCTAGTGGGGGGAGCACGACCTACGTCGACGCCTTGCCCAACGACTGCGCGACCTACTACTACCGCGTGACCGCCTCCGTCTGCTGCGCCGAGGGAAATCCGTCCCCAGAACACTCCGTGCTTCGCCCATCGCCGCCGCAATGCCCGGCCAATCTCGCGGCCGAGACGGGGGTCCAATCCGGCGATCTCCAGGTCTGGTGGAGTCACCCGACCCTGCGGGAGAACCTCACTCCGCTTCCGGCCGAGGAGATCGGAGCCACCAAGATCTACTGCGACACGATCCCCGGCAGCACCGCTCAGTACTTCGTTCTGGAGGGGAACGACGACGAAGCGACCTTGACCGGCCTTGTCCCGTGCAAGACCTACTACCTCCATGCCCGCACGATCGACACGTGTGGGCATGCGAGCGGCAGTTCCTGTCTCGGAAACGAGGTCTCGGTTCAGCTCGCCGAACCCTGCGATCCGTCCGTCCCGGCATCCCCCGCCTCCCTCTCCCTCACGCCGCTCGACAACCGGGTCGACCTCGTCTGGACCGCCAACCAGACCGACTGCGACTTCTCCGGATACCGGATTCATTACGGAACCTCGAGCGGCGTCTACACGGGCACCGATGCGTCGGAGGGAATCTCCCCGATCACGGTCCCCCACGAGCAGGTGACCGAGGGTGGAACCTGCGCCATGAGCCTCACAGGCC
The sequence above is a segment of the Candidatus Eisenbacteria bacterium genome. Coding sequences within it:
- a CDS encoding DUF1080 domain-containing protein, encoding MNGKRTHPHAGFTLVETLVVLVISGIIVSALYQAFYAGRRSHDVQKYLVEMQQNARVAVASLADDFRHVSYGKDPTQPSIRYAGPDSIVYIADIMTEFPGAEVISYSLHPDGDPDTPNPDDTVLMKTVADSGGTVLYAEPQSYGIAQGGVSFRYFNGAGTELSNPVPQPEMIGEMQVEVTATQARRWKQQPYETMTLSSTIYPRNLPLSPARSRPSTPACGDPTFPNCSSATLTWQTPTTNTDGTTLAFGDISHFNFYYGLDPDDMSLNARLARTFNGWTVPDLTCETHWIAVTCVSRSGVESFPCRREVVIGGGSLPAAPAALTSTDTGNITLQWPAVTQFEDHEPITVPVEYPVYRSTTEGFEPDEALRIGTASGGSTTYVDALPNDCATYYYRVTASVCCAEGNPSPEHSVLRPSPPQCPANLAAETGVQSGDLQVWWSHPTLRENLTPLPAEEIGATKIYCDTIPGSTAQYFVLEGNDDEATLTGLVPCKTYYLHARTIDTCGHASGSSCLGNEVSVQLAEPCDPSVPASPASLSLTPLDNRVDLVWTANQTDCDFSGYRIHYGTSSGVYTGTDASEGISPITVPHEQVTEGGTCAMSLTGLEGCTTYYVAVTGIDRCDPAHESEPSPEAYGMTTCSPCMIQASCPAWVSTAAALYKDARLEIYTQGESSETLAKLVPSWNGGALITEVLYGRPLATIWKADGTAGEDGPVGPRPSGATLNLTDVTVPSWTSEADGGPLELLFDRDVRDVGLDLVFKNPSGGYCTDGAVNRAVAIFDDFDDGNITGWTVRSGTWNSNNGQLYQASTSNNRLLIGADALTDLTYEAKICPISGTTAYIVFRYTDDNNFYLLGLRTDTDIVRLARVKSGTFTQTASYSTPLANGEWHSLKVVLSGKRAICFFDCAQVIDYTDSNMNASGKIGFRTSSTSSRWDDVRCQSSAVLP